The following proteins come from a genomic window of Columba livia isolate bColLiv1 breed racing homer chromosome 27, bColLiv1.pat.W.v2, whole genome shotgun sequence:
- the LOC102091618 gene encoding perilipin-3 isoform X3 yields the protein MRARGAPEGVQGFPRGSGVSGGGSGGFPWVPESGPAGPGGAPGTGGGQSPPGLLRALRGLGGPRRPLTVSTSVLPRSVPPSTPGTPRGTPRDTRGPVPPGNLSPRDLRDPPNGHKGTCSPRGPAREDSRGPDPSSPLPRPPRSCPPGPGVQRDTPKGRDAAEGVGGSWLLHSLHVSPGLPRPSCCSHVSRKHQGWAGAEISTANEYACKGLDKLEEKLPILQQPPQQVVAGTRELVSSTVSGAVGLARGGVERTRSALSTGVSTVVGSRVGRLLATGVDAVLGKSEELVERYLPGMDEQPGAEVASRERQRRRQSCFVRVGSLSAKLQQRALQRSLAELQRARHSAQRVLAQLHRIFELIEQGRQSLDGPLYGTQRHLHRMWLEWSQQDAVPMEESEVEARTLAMLRGLLRQLHAACTRLAASARSFPGSVQETAGHVRHGMEGVQASLSRVHSIRDLSDLVLEQSRETVTRAQLSIDELLEHMGQHAPLPWLVGPFAPALVEYPEDVPVEMAKWEGCITVGGTHHVPSPPRPCSQR from the exons ATGCGGGCTCGGGGGGCTCCCGAGGGGGTCCAGGGGTTCCCGAGGGGGTCCGGGGTTTCCGGGGGCGGGTCCGGGGGCTTCCCGTGGGTACCCGAATCCGGCCCCGCAGGGCCCGGGGGGGCTCCGGGGACTGGCGGGGGGCAGAGCCCACCCgggctgctgagagccctgCGGGGGCTGGGGGGTCCCAGGCGTCCCCTGACGGTCTCCACCTCCGTCCTTCCGCGGAGTGTGCCCCCGAGCACCCCAGGGACCCCGAGGGGAACCCCCAGGGACACAAGGGGACCTGTTCCCCCCGGGAACCTGTCCCCCAGAGACCTAAGGGACCCCCCGAATGGACACAAAGGGACCTGCTCCCCCCGGGGACCTGCCCGCGAGGATTCAAGAGGACCTgacccctccagccccctcccaAGGCCCCCCAGAAGTTGCCCCCCAGGACCCGGGGTGCAGCGAGACACCCCAAAGGGCAGAGACGCTGCggaaggggtgggggggtcctggctgctccactccctgcacgtgtccccggggctgccccggccgAG ctgctgcagccatgtCAGCCGAAAACACCAAGGATGGGCAGGAGCTGAAA TTTCCACCGCTAATGAATACGCCTGCAAAGGGCTGGATaagctggaggagaagctgcCCATCCTGCAGCAGCCCCCGCAGCAG GTGGTGGCTGGAACCAGGGAGCTGGTGTCATCCACGGTGAGCGGCGCGGTGGGGCTGGCGCGGGGCGGCGTGGAGAGGACACGCTCGGCGCTGAGCACCGGGGTGAGCACCGTGGTGGGCTCCCGCGTGGGCCGGCTGCTGGCCACGGGAGTGGACGCGGTGCTGGGCAAGTcggaggagctggtggaacgATACCTGCCCGGGATGGACGAGCAGCCGG GTGCCGAGGTGGCCTCGCGGGAGCGGCAGAGACGGCGGCAGAGCTGCTTCGTCCGGGTGGGCTCGCTGTCGGCCAAACTGCAGCAGCGAGCCCTGCAGCGCTCGCTGGCTGAGCTGCAGCGGGCACGGCACAGCGCCCAGCGCGTCCTGGCCCAGCTCCACCGCATCTTTGAGCTG ATTGAGCAGGGGCGGCAGAGCTTGGATGGGCCCCTATACGGCACCCAGCGGCATCTCCACCGTATGTGGCTGGAGTGGAGCCAGCAGGACGCCGTGCCCATGGAGGAGAGCGAG GTGGAGGCGCGGACGCTGGCCATGCTGCGCGGGCTCCTGCGCCAGCTCCATGCCGCCTGCACCCGCCTGGCCGCCAGTGCCCGCAGCTTCCCCGGCAGCGTGCAGGAGACGGCGGGACACGTGCGGCACGGCATGGAGGGTGTGCAGGCTTCCCTGTCCCGCGTCCACTCCATCCGTGACCTGTCGGAtttggtgctggagcagagccgGGAGACAGTGACGCGGGCGCAGTTGAGCATCGACGAGCTGCTGGAGCACATGGGGCAACACGCGCCCCTGCCCTGGCTGGTGGGACCCTTTGCCCCCGCCCTGGTGGAGTATCCGGAGGATGTCCCTGTCGAGATGGCCAAGTGGGAGGGTTGCATTacggtgggggggacacaccaCGTGCCCTCTCCCCCACGGCCCTGCAGCCAGCGCTGA
- the LOC102091618 gene encoding perilipin-3 isoform X4 has protein sequence MDTKGPAPPGDLPARIQEDLTPPAPSQGPPEVAPQDPGCSETPQRAETLRKGWGGPGCSTPCTCPRGCPGRAAAAMSAENTKDGQELKSVVTRVASLALVSCACGAMSTAYTSTKESHPYVRSVCDAAEKGVKTLTAAAVSGAQPILTKLEPQISTANEYACKGLDKLEEKLPILQQPPQQVVAGTRELVSSTVSGAVGLARGGVERTRSALSTGVSTVVGSRVGRLLATGVDAVLGKSEELVERYLPGMDEQPAVTAGAEVASRERQRRRQSCFVRVGSLSAKLQQRALQRSLAELQRARHSAQRVLAQLHRIFELIEQGRQSLDGPLYGTQRHLHRMWLEWSQQDAVPMEESEVEARTLAMLRGLLRQLHAACTRLAASARSFPGSVQETAGHVRHGMEGVQASLSRVHSIRDLSDLVLEQSRETVTRAQLSIDELLEHMGQHAPLPWLVGPFAPALVEYPEDVPVEMAKWEGCITVGGTHHVPSPPRPCSQR, from the exons ATGGACACAAAGGGACCTGCTCCCCCCGGGGACCTGCCCGCGAGGATTCAAGAGGACCTgacccctccagccccctcccaAGGCCCCCCAGAAGTTGCCCCCCAGGACCCGGGGTGCAGCGAGACACCCCAAAGGGCAGAGACGCTGCggaaggggtgggggggtcctggctgctccactccctgcacgtgtccccggggctgccccggccgAG ctgctgcagccatgtCAGCCGAAAACACCAAGGATGGGCAGGAGCTGAAA AGCGTGGTGACGCGGGTGGCCAGCCTGGCCCTGGTGAGCTGTGCCTGTGGCGCCATGTCCACGGCATACACCTCCACCAAGGAGAGCCACCCCTACGTCAGGTCCGTCTGTGACGCCGCCGAAAAGGGGGTGAAGACGCTGACGGCGGCGGCGGTGAGCGGGGCCCAGCCCATCCTCACCAAGCTGGAGCCTCAGA TTTCCACCGCTAATGAATACGCCTGCAAAGGGCTGGATaagctggaggagaagctgcCCATCCTGCAGCAGCCCCCGCAGCAG GTGGTGGCTGGAACCAGGGAGCTGGTGTCATCCACGGTGAGCGGCGCGGTGGGGCTGGCGCGGGGCGGCGTGGAGAGGACACGCTCGGCGCTGAGCACCGGGGTGAGCACCGTGGTGGGCTCCCGCGTGGGCCGGCTGCTGGCCACGGGAGTGGACGCGGTGCTGGGCAAGTcggaggagctggtggaacgATACCTGCCCGGGATGGACGAGCAGCCGG CGGTGACAGCAGGTGCCGAGGTGGCCTCGCGGGAGCGGCAGAGACGGCGGCAGAGCTGCTTCGTCCGGGTGGGCTCGCTGTCGGCCAAACTGCAGCAGCGAGCCCTGCAGCGCTCGCTGGCTGAGCTGCAGCGGGCACGGCACAGCGCCCAGCGCGTCCTGGCCCAGCTCCACCGCATCTTTGAGCTG ATTGAGCAGGGGCGGCAGAGCTTGGATGGGCCCCTATACGGCACCCAGCGGCATCTCCACCGTATGTGGCTGGAGTGGAGCCAGCAGGACGCCGTGCCCATGGAGGAGAGCGAG GTGGAGGCGCGGACGCTGGCCATGCTGCGCGGGCTCCTGCGCCAGCTCCATGCCGCCTGCACCCGCCTGGCCGCCAGTGCCCGCAGCTTCCCCGGCAGCGTGCAGGAGACGGCGGGACACGTGCGGCACGGCATGGAGGGTGTGCAGGCTTCCCTGTCCCGCGTCCACTCCATCCGTGACCTGTCGGAtttggtgctggagcagagccgGGAGACAGTGACGCGGGCGCAGTTGAGCATCGACGAGCTGCTGGAGCACATGGGGCAACACGCGCCCCTGCCCTGGCTGGTGGGACCCTTTGCCCCCGCCCTGGTGGAGTATCCGGAGGATGTCCCTGTCGAGATGGCCAAGTGGGAGGGTTGCATTacggtgggggggacacaccaCGTGCCCTCTCCCCCACGGCCCTGCAGCCAGCGCTGA
- the LOC102091618 gene encoding perilipin-3 isoform X5 gives MDTKGPAPPGDLPARIQEDLTPPAPSQGPPEVAPQDPGCSETPQRAETLRKGWGGPGCSTPCTCPRGCPGRAAAAMSAENTKDGQELKSVVTRVASLALVSCACGAMSTAYTSTKESHPYVRSVCDAAEKGVKTLTAAAVSGAQPILTKLEPQISTANEYACKGLDKLEEKLPILQQPPQQVVAGTRELVSSTVSGAVGLARGGVERTRSALSTGVSTVVGSRVGRLLATGVDAVLGKSEELVERYLPGMDEQPAGAEVASRERQRRRQSCFVRVGSLSAKLQQRALQRSLAELQRARHSAQRVLAQLHRIFELIEQGRQSLDGPLYGTQRHLHRMWLEWSQQDAVPMEESEVEARTLAMLRGLLRQLHAACTRLAASARSFPGSVQETAGHVRHGMEGVQASLSRVHSIRDLSDLVLEQSRETVTRAQLSIDELLEHMGQHAPLPWLVGPFAPALVEYPEDVPVEMAKWEGCITVGGTHHVPSPPRPCSQR, from the exons ATGGACACAAAGGGACCTGCTCCCCCCGGGGACCTGCCCGCGAGGATTCAAGAGGACCTgacccctccagccccctcccaAGGCCCCCCAGAAGTTGCCCCCCAGGACCCGGGGTGCAGCGAGACACCCCAAAGGGCAGAGACGCTGCggaaggggtgggggggtcctggctgctccactccctgcacgtgtccccggggctgccccggccgAG ctgctgcagccatgtCAGCCGAAAACACCAAGGATGGGCAGGAGCTGAAA AGCGTGGTGACGCGGGTGGCCAGCCTGGCCCTGGTGAGCTGTGCCTGTGGCGCCATGTCCACGGCATACACCTCCACCAAGGAGAGCCACCCCTACGTCAGGTCCGTCTGTGACGCCGCCGAAAAGGGGGTGAAGACGCTGACGGCGGCGGCGGTGAGCGGGGCCCAGCCCATCCTCACCAAGCTGGAGCCTCAGA TTTCCACCGCTAATGAATACGCCTGCAAAGGGCTGGATaagctggaggagaagctgcCCATCCTGCAGCAGCCCCCGCAGCAG GTGGTGGCTGGAACCAGGGAGCTGGTGTCATCCACGGTGAGCGGCGCGGTGGGGCTGGCGCGGGGCGGCGTGGAGAGGACACGCTCGGCGCTGAGCACCGGGGTGAGCACCGTGGTGGGCTCCCGCGTGGGCCGGCTGCTGGCCACGGGAGTGGACGCGGTGCTGGGCAAGTcggaggagctggtggaacgATACCTGCCCGGGATGGACGAGCAGCCGG CAGGTGCCGAGGTGGCCTCGCGGGAGCGGCAGAGACGGCGGCAGAGCTGCTTCGTCCGGGTGGGCTCGCTGTCGGCCAAACTGCAGCAGCGAGCCCTGCAGCGCTCGCTGGCTGAGCTGCAGCGGGCACGGCACAGCGCCCAGCGCGTCCTGGCCCAGCTCCACCGCATCTTTGAGCTG ATTGAGCAGGGGCGGCAGAGCTTGGATGGGCCCCTATACGGCACCCAGCGGCATCTCCACCGTATGTGGCTGGAGTGGAGCCAGCAGGACGCCGTGCCCATGGAGGAGAGCGAG GTGGAGGCGCGGACGCTGGCCATGCTGCGCGGGCTCCTGCGCCAGCTCCATGCCGCCTGCACCCGCCTGGCCGCCAGTGCCCGCAGCTTCCCCGGCAGCGTGCAGGAGACGGCGGGACACGTGCGGCACGGCATGGAGGGTGTGCAGGCTTCCCTGTCCCGCGTCCACTCCATCCGTGACCTGTCGGAtttggtgctggagcagagccgGGAGACAGTGACGCGGGCGCAGTTGAGCATCGACGAGCTGCTGGAGCACATGGGGCAACACGCGCCCCTGCCCTGGCTGGTGGGACCCTTTGCCCCCGCCCTGGTGGAGTATCCGGAGGATGTCCCTGTCGAGATGGCCAAGTGGGAGGGTTGCATTacggtgggggggacacaccaCGTGCCCTCTCCCCCACGGCCCTGCAGCCAGCGCTGA
- the LOC110359835 gene encoding perilipin-3-like, which yields MATSEPGTAQPKAEEQQSIGTRVASLPLVSSAYGMVSTAYASTKESHPYVRSVCDAAEKGVKTLTAAAVSGAQPILTKLEPQISTANEYACKGLDKLEEKLPILQQPTEKLISDTKQLVTSTVTGAKDVLTSTVAGAKDAVTSRVTGVMDMTKGAVQGSVELTKSAMSSGVNTVMGSTVGQMVVSGVGSVLEKSEELVDHYLPMTDEELAKLATAVEGFEPEQQKQQQSYFVRLGSLSTKLRNRALQHSLGKLQSARRSSQDVLAQLQCTLDLVEQLKQGMDQKLQGGQEKLQQMWLEWSKKQPGGDKVPPEPMESGTLAMLQGLTQQLQSSCQPLVSSLQGLPASIQDTAGQVRNNVEELRAALASATSLQDVTGSVLAQARARATKARQLMDELVEHVAHNTPLTWLVGPFTPSGQRLVDLEMK from the exons aTGGCCACCAGCGAGCCCGGGACGGCGCAGCCCAAGGCTGAAGAACAGCAG AGCATCGGGACACGGGTGGCCAGCCTACCCCTGGTCAGCTCTGCCTACGGGATGGTGTCCACTGCCTACGCGTCCACCAAGGAGAGCCACCCCTACGTCAGGTCCGTCTGTGACGCCGCCGAAAAGGGGGTGAAGACGCTGACGGCGGCGGCGGTGAGCGGGGCCCAGCCCATCCTCACCAAGCTGGAGCCGCAGA TTTCCACCGCTAATGAATACGCCTGCAAAGGGCTGGATaagctggaggagaagctgcCCATCCTGCAGCAGCCCACGGAGAAG CTCATCTCGGACACCAAGCAGCTGGTGACATCCACAGTGACAGGGGCCAAGGATGTCCTGACCAGCACGGTGGCTGGGGCGAAGGACGCGGTGACCAGCCGGGTGACGGGTGTGATGGACATGACCAAGGGAGCCGTGCAGGGCAGTGTGGAGCTCACCAAGTCGGCCATGAGCAGTGGCGTCAACACCGTTATGGGCTCCACCGTGGGCCAGATGGTGGTGAGCGGGGTGGGCTCCGTGCTAGAGAAGTCTGAGGAGCTGGTGGACCATTACCTGCCCATGACAGATGAGGAGCTGG CCAAGCTGGCCACAGCTGTCGAGGGCTTCGAACCcgagcagcagaagcagcagcagagctacTTTGTGCGCTTGGGTTCCCTCTCGACCAAGCTGCGGAACCGAGCCCTCCAGCACTCGCTGGGCAAGCTGCAGAGCGCCCGCCGCAGCAGCCAGGACGTGCTGGCCCAGCTCCAGTGCACCCTCGACCTG GTGGAGCAGCTCAAGCAGGGCATGGACCAGAagctgcagggagggcaggagaagctgcagcagatgTGGCTGGAGTGGAGCAAGAAGCAACCAGGTGGTGACAAGGTGCCACCGGAG CCGATGGAGTCGGGGACGCTGGCCATGCTGCAGGGCTTGACGCAGCAGCTCCAGAGCTCCTGCCAGCCCTTGGTGTCCAGTCTCCAGGGTCTCCCTGCCAGCATCCAGGATACGGCGGGGCAGGTCCGGAACAACGTGGAGGAGCTCCGGGCAGCCCTGGCCTCTGCCACCTCCCTGCAGGACGTGACGGGCAGCGTCCTGGCCCAAGCGCGGGCCCGGGCCACCAAAGCCCGGCAGCTGATGGATGAGCTGGTGGAGCACGTGGCTCACAACACCCCCCTGACCTGGCTCGTGGGACCCTTTACCCCCTCAGGCCAGCGCCTGGTGGACCTGGAGATGAAGTAG
- the LOC102091618 gene encoding perilipin-3 isoform X1 encodes MRARGAPEGVQGFPRGSGVSGGGSGGFPWVPESGPAGPGGAPGTGGGQSPPGLLRALRGLGGPRRPLTVSTSVLPRSVPPSTPGTPRGTPRDTRGPVPPGNLSPRDLRDPPNGHKGTCSPRGPAREDSRGPDPSSPLPRPPRSCPPGPGVQRDTPKGRDAAEGVGGSWLLHSLHVSPGLPRPSCCSHVSRKHQGWAGAEISTANEYACKGLDKLEEKLPILQQPPQQVVAGTRELVSSTVSGAVGLARGGVERTRSALSTGVSTVVGSRVGRLLATGVDAVLGKSEELVERYLPGMDEQPAVTAGAEVASRERQRRRQSCFVRVGSLSAKLQQRALQRSLAELQRARHSAQRVLAQLHRIFELIEQGRQSLDGPLYGTQRHLHRMWLEWSQQDAVPMEESEVEARTLAMLRGLLRQLHAACTRLAASARSFPGSVQETAGHVRHGMEGVQASLSRVHSIRDLSDLVLEQSRETVTRAQLSIDELLEHMGQHAPLPWLVGPFAPALVEYPEDVPVEMAKWEGCITVGGTHHVPSPPRPCSQR; translated from the exons ATGCGGGCTCGGGGGGCTCCCGAGGGGGTCCAGGGGTTCCCGAGGGGGTCCGGGGTTTCCGGGGGCGGGTCCGGGGGCTTCCCGTGGGTACCCGAATCCGGCCCCGCAGGGCCCGGGGGGGCTCCGGGGACTGGCGGGGGGCAGAGCCCACCCgggctgctgagagccctgCGGGGGCTGGGGGGTCCCAGGCGTCCCCTGACGGTCTCCACCTCCGTCCTTCCGCGGAGTGTGCCCCCGAGCACCCCAGGGACCCCGAGGGGAACCCCCAGGGACACAAGGGGACCTGTTCCCCCCGGGAACCTGTCCCCCAGAGACCTAAGGGACCCCCCGAATGGACACAAAGGGACCTGCTCCCCCCGGGGACCTGCCCGCGAGGATTCAAGAGGACCTgacccctccagccccctcccaAGGCCCCCCAGAAGTTGCCCCCCAGGACCCGGGGTGCAGCGAGACACCCCAAAGGGCAGAGACGCTGCggaaggggtgggggggtcctggctgctccactccctgcacgtgtccccggggctgccccggccgAG ctgctgcagccatgtCAGCCGAAAACACCAAGGATGGGCAGGAGCTGAAA TTTCCACCGCTAATGAATACGCCTGCAAAGGGCTGGATaagctggaggagaagctgcCCATCCTGCAGCAGCCCCCGCAGCAG GTGGTGGCTGGAACCAGGGAGCTGGTGTCATCCACGGTGAGCGGCGCGGTGGGGCTGGCGCGGGGCGGCGTGGAGAGGACACGCTCGGCGCTGAGCACCGGGGTGAGCACCGTGGTGGGCTCCCGCGTGGGCCGGCTGCTGGCCACGGGAGTGGACGCGGTGCTGGGCAAGTcggaggagctggtggaacgATACCTGCCCGGGATGGACGAGCAGCCGG CGGTGACAGCAGGTGCCGAGGTGGCCTCGCGGGAGCGGCAGAGACGGCGGCAGAGCTGCTTCGTCCGGGTGGGCTCGCTGTCGGCCAAACTGCAGCAGCGAGCCCTGCAGCGCTCGCTGGCTGAGCTGCAGCGGGCACGGCACAGCGCCCAGCGCGTCCTGGCCCAGCTCCACCGCATCTTTGAGCTG ATTGAGCAGGGGCGGCAGAGCTTGGATGGGCCCCTATACGGCACCCAGCGGCATCTCCACCGTATGTGGCTGGAGTGGAGCCAGCAGGACGCCGTGCCCATGGAGGAGAGCGAG GTGGAGGCGCGGACGCTGGCCATGCTGCGCGGGCTCCTGCGCCAGCTCCATGCCGCCTGCACCCGCCTGGCCGCCAGTGCCCGCAGCTTCCCCGGCAGCGTGCAGGAGACGGCGGGACACGTGCGGCACGGCATGGAGGGTGTGCAGGCTTCCCTGTCCCGCGTCCACTCCATCCGTGACCTGTCGGAtttggtgctggagcagagccgGGAGACAGTGACGCGGGCGCAGTTGAGCATCGACGAGCTGCTGGAGCACATGGGGCAACACGCGCCCCTGCCCTGGCTGGTGGGACCCTTTGCCCCCGCCCTGGTGGAGTATCCGGAGGATGTCCCTGTCGAGATGGCCAAGTGGGAGGGTTGCATTacggtgggggggacacaccaCGTGCCCTCTCCCCCACGGCCCTGCAGCCAGCGCTGA
- the LOC102091618 gene encoding perilipin-3 isoform X2 encodes MRARGAPEGVQGFPRGSGVSGGGSGGFPWVPESGPAGPGGAPGTGGGQSPPGLLRALRGLGGPRRPLTVSTSVLPRSVPPSTPGTPRGTPRDTRGPVPPGNLSPRDLRDPPNGHKGTCSPRGPAREDSRGPDPSSPLPRPPRSCPPGPGVQRDTPKGRDAAEGVGGSWLLHSLHVSPGLPRPSCCSHVSRKHQGWAGAEISTANEYACKGLDKLEEKLPILQQPPQQVVAGTRELVSSTVSGAVGLARGGVERTRSALSTGVSTVVGSRVGRLLATGVDAVLGKSEELVERYLPGMDEQPAGAEVASRERQRRRQSCFVRVGSLSAKLQQRALQRSLAELQRARHSAQRVLAQLHRIFELIEQGRQSLDGPLYGTQRHLHRMWLEWSQQDAVPMEESEVEARTLAMLRGLLRQLHAACTRLAASARSFPGSVQETAGHVRHGMEGVQASLSRVHSIRDLSDLVLEQSRETVTRAQLSIDELLEHMGQHAPLPWLVGPFAPALVEYPEDVPVEMAKWEGCITVGGTHHVPSPPRPCSQR; translated from the exons ATGCGGGCTCGGGGGGCTCCCGAGGGGGTCCAGGGGTTCCCGAGGGGGTCCGGGGTTTCCGGGGGCGGGTCCGGGGGCTTCCCGTGGGTACCCGAATCCGGCCCCGCAGGGCCCGGGGGGGCTCCGGGGACTGGCGGGGGGCAGAGCCCACCCgggctgctgagagccctgCGGGGGCTGGGGGGTCCCAGGCGTCCCCTGACGGTCTCCACCTCCGTCCTTCCGCGGAGTGTGCCCCCGAGCACCCCAGGGACCCCGAGGGGAACCCCCAGGGACACAAGGGGACCTGTTCCCCCCGGGAACCTGTCCCCCAGAGACCTAAGGGACCCCCCGAATGGACACAAAGGGACCTGCTCCCCCCGGGGACCTGCCCGCGAGGATTCAAGAGGACCTgacccctccagccccctcccaAGGCCCCCCAGAAGTTGCCCCCCAGGACCCGGGGTGCAGCGAGACACCCCAAAGGGCAGAGACGCTGCggaaggggtgggggggtcctggctgctccactccctgcacgtgtccccggggctgccccggccgAG ctgctgcagccatgtCAGCCGAAAACACCAAGGATGGGCAGGAGCTGAAA TTTCCACCGCTAATGAATACGCCTGCAAAGGGCTGGATaagctggaggagaagctgcCCATCCTGCAGCAGCCCCCGCAGCAG GTGGTGGCTGGAACCAGGGAGCTGGTGTCATCCACGGTGAGCGGCGCGGTGGGGCTGGCGCGGGGCGGCGTGGAGAGGACACGCTCGGCGCTGAGCACCGGGGTGAGCACCGTGGTGGGCTCCCGCGTGGGCCGGCTGCTGGCCACGGGAGTGGACGCGGTGCTGGGCAAGTcggaggagctggtggaacgATACCTGCCCGGGATGGACGAGCAGCCGG CAGGTGCCGAGGTGGCCTCGCGGGAGCGGCAGAGACGGCGGCAGAGCTGCTTCGTCCGGGTGGGCTCGCTGTCGGCCAAACTGCAGCAGCGAGCCCTGCAGCGCTCGCTGGCTGAGCTGCAGCGGGCACGGCACAGCGCCCAGCGCGTCCTGGCCCAGCTCCACCGCATCTTTGAGCTG ATTGAGCAGGGGCGGCAGAGCTTGGATGGGCCCCTATACGGCACCCAGCGGCATCTCCACCGTATGTGGCTGGAGTGGAGCCAGCAGGACGCCGTGCCCATGGAGGAGAGCGAG GTGGAGGCGCGGACGCTGGCCATGCTGCGCGGGCTCCTGCGCCAGCTCCATGCCGCCTGCACCCGCCTGGCCGCCAGTGCCCGCAGCTTCCCCGGCAGCGTGCAGGAGACGGCGGGACACGTGCGGCACGGCATGGAGGGTGTGCAGGCTTCCCTGTCCCGCGTCCACTCCATCCGTGACCTGTCGGAtttggtgctggagcagagccgGGAGACAGTGACGCGGGCGCAGTTGAGCATCGACGAGCTGCTGGAGCACATGGGGCAACACGCGCCCCTGCCCTGGCTGGTGGGACCCTTTGCCCCCGCCCTGGTGGAGTATCCGGAGGATGTCCCTGTCGAGATGGCCAAGTGGGAGGGTTGCATTacggtgggggggacacaccaCGTGCCCTCTCCCCCACGGCCCTGCAGCCAGCGCTGA